One segment of Chionomys nivalis chromosome 1, mChiNiv1.1, whole genome shotgun sequence DNA contains the following:
- the LOC130879269 gene encoding olfactory receptor 4C15-like, translating into MQNQSIVTEFILLGLSQNPNVEKILFVAFLLIYLATVGGNLIIVVTIIYNPSLLRSPMYFFLAFLAFLDACTSSTVTPKIIIDCFYERKTISFECCMTQLFTVHFFTGAEVIVLAAMAYDRYVAICKPLHYSSIMTQRLCGVLVLVSWAGGFLHSIIQIIFTLQLPLCGTNIIDHYMCDLFPLLKLACTDTHIFVLLVFANSGAICIIIFSLLLVSYGVILFSLRAHSSEGRYKALSTCGSHITVVFLFFVPCILIYARPTSALSFEKNILIFVNVLTPLLNPMVYTFRNKEMMNAIRKMWKTFTVVSDKF; encoded by the coding sequence ATGCAAAACCAGAGCATTGTCACTGAGTTCATACTCTTGGGGCTTTCACAGAATCCAAATGTGGAAAAAATACTATTTGTTGCATTTTTGTTGATCTATCTTGCCACTGTTGGGGGCAACCTAATAATTGTGGTTACCATCATCTACAACCCTTCACTACTACGTTCCCCCATGTACTTTTTTTTGGCATTTCTGGCTTTCCTGGATGCATGTACTTCTTCTACTGTTACACCAAAGATAATTATAGACTGTTTTTATGAAAGGAAGACCATCTCTTTTGAATGCTGCATGACACAACTGTTTACAGTACACTTCTTCACAGGGGCAGAAGTAATTGTCTTGGcagccatggcctatgaccgctatgtggccatttgCAAGCCTCTTCACTATTCTTCCATCATGACACAAAGGCTCTGTGGTGTTTTAGTGTTGGTATCTTGGGCAGGAGGCTTTTTGCATTCTATCATACAAATTATATTCACATTGCAGCTGCCTTTATGTGGAACCAATATTATTGACCATTACATGTGTGACTTGTTCCCATTACTGAAGCTTGCCTGCActgacacacacatttttgtCCTTTTGGTATTTGCCAACAGTGGGGCTATTTGTATTATAATATTCTCATTATTGCTTGTCTCCTATGGTGTTATATTGTTTTCTCTGAGAGCCCACAGTTCTGAAGGTCGATATAAAGCTCTCTCCACCTGTGGATCCCATATTACAgttgtgtttttgttctttgtcccatgtatattaatatatgcaAGACCTACATCTGCATTGTCTTTTGAGAAAAATATACTTATATTTGTCAATGTTTTGACACCATTGCTCAATCCTATGGTTTATACTTTCAGAAACAAGGAAATGATGAATGCCATCAGAAAAATGTGGAAGACATTTACAGTGGTttctgataaattttaa
- the LOC130873928 gene encoding olfactory receptor 4C15-like produces the protein MKNQSFVTEFVFLGLSQNPNVQKLILIICLFVYIATIVGNMTIVVTIVCSPTLLGSPMYFFLAFLSLLDASFSSAMTPKMIVDCVYERKTISFEGCMIQLFFEHFFGGAEVIVLTAMAYDRYVAICKPLHYSSIMTRRFCGILVAVAWAGGFLHSIIQIIFTLQLPFCGPNVIDHFICDLYPLLELACIDTHIYGLLVAANSGFICIIIFSLLLFSYGFILLSLKSHSSEGQWKALSTCGSHIAVVVLFFVPCIFTYARPPTSFSFDKVVAIFYTMLSPLLNPMIYTFRNKDMKNAIRKVWKKLIVHSDEK, from the coding sequence ATGAAAAACCAGAGTTTTGTAACTGAATTTGTCTTCCTGGGACTATCACAGAACCCAAATGTTCAAAAATTGATATtaattatatgtttatttgtCTACATTGCAACTATCGTTGGCAACATGACGATTGTGGTGACCATTGTTTGCAGCCCTACACTGCTGGGCTCCCCCATGTATTTCTTTCTGGCTTTCCTGTCCTTACTGGATGCAAGCTTCTCCTCTGCCATGACACCCAAGATGATTGTAGattgtgtgtatgagagaaaaaCCATCTCCTTTGAAGGATGCATGATACAACTTTTTTTTGAACACTTCTTTGGTGGGGCTGAGGTGATTGTTCTGAcagccatggcctatgaccgctatgtggccatctgtaaGCCCTTACACTACTCTTCTATTATGACTCGGAGATTCTGTGGCATTCTGGTGGCAGTGGCCTGGGCAGGAGGCTTCTTACATTCCATTATACAAATTATCTTCACTTTGCAGCTGCCATTCTGTGGACCCAATGTCATTGATCATTTCATATGTGATTTATACCCATTGCTGGAGCTTGCCTGCATTGACACCCACATCTATGGCCTTTTGGTGGCTGCCAACAGTGGGTTTATCTGCATCATAATCTTTTCCTTGTTGCTTTTTTCCTATGGTTTTATCTTGCTTTCACTAAAATCCCACAGTTCTGAAGGACAATGGAAAGCTCTGTCTACTTGTGGGTCGCACATTGCTGTAGTGGTCTTGTTCTTTGTCCCATGCATATTTACATATGCAAGGCCTCctacttctttctcctttgacaaaGTGGTAGCAATATTTTATACCATGCTATCCCCATTACTTAATCCAATGATTTATACTTTTAGAAATAAGGACATGAAGAATGCCATAAGGAAAGTATGGAAGAAATTGATAGTGCattcagatgaaaaataa